The nucleotide window TCGTGTCGAGGAGGTCGGTCGCTTTCTCGACGACTATCCGGAGGTCGTCGATCTCCTGTTTCGAGTCATCTAGCGAGGTTTCCCCCTGAAGCCATCCCTGTAGCGCAGAGATACCAGGGGCAGCCCGCTCTAGCAAGTCTACCGCCTCGGCTGCATCGGCGACGATCCCCGTTTCCCCCGATCCGTCGCTCGATTCCGTGTCTTCTTCCGACTTCTGTAGTGCCTTTTCGAGACGATCGCGAGTATCGAACAGATCGGGCTCCGTGCTGGAGCTCCGAGAACGCGCGCTCATCTCGCGGAACCCGACTGTGTGGCGTACTGTGTTCTCATTCGTGTTTCCCAGTGGTCGAAGGGTCCGACTCTCGATAGCCTTCGCGCCAGCGGTGGCAAGCTATGTTGCGAGGAACACCGTTCGACCCCGAACGTGAAGTCTCCCGCTACGTGTCTTCCGAAGAGGAGCCCGTTTTCCGCTTGACGAGACGGATGTCGTGAACTTCGGCATGGTCGAGAGCGGAAAACAACGTCTCACCTGTCCACTCACATTCGGTGCACTCGTAGCGTTTCATACCGATGGGGGAACCCCCTCCTGTTCGCCGATCGCTGTCATACTTGCTGTGCTCCGGGAGGGCTACTCCCCTCAGATAACCAGAACGGGTGTCCCGATCGCTCTGAGGACACGCTCGGTGACGCTTCCGAGCGTGAATCGATCGAGTACCGTGTGACCGGATCGCCCCATGACGATGAGTTCTACGTCCTGGTCCGCCGCGTACTGGACGATCTCCTCCGGGATGATCCCGTGGCGGATCGCGTGTTCGATCTCGATCCCCGTTTCGTCCTTTCTCTGAACGCGATCCACGAACTCCTCGATAGCCACCTCGGCGGCTTCCTGTAGGTCGACCTCGGTCCGTTCGAGCGCCGAACGTTGTTCGGAACTCTGCGGGTCGTGGAGCAGTGACTGGAACGGTCGAACGACGTAGAGAACGTGAACCACCGTCTCCGGTTCGACGATTCGATCGAGCCCGTACTCTATCGCACGGTTGGAACTATCGCTGCCGTCAGTCGGGAAGAGGATCGTTTGGTAGTCGTTCATCTGGGATCATCTGGGTGTCTGTAGATAGACTTGGTCGAACTCCGAGCCGCCACATTGTGGACACTGATGAACTGGCCCGGTCGTGACCGGGAGCATCTCACCGGCGTCGGTTTTGGTTGCCGGATGCAGACTGTCGCATCTCGCACAGCGCACGAGGCGACTCTCGCTTCGGGGATCGTTTTCATTGAACATGGTGCCGAAAGGGGCATTCGGGAGTTGTTCCCCCACTGATGCCAGAACAACGGAATAGGAGGGAACTGCCCAACAG belongs to Halococcus hamelinensis 100A6 and includes:
- a CDS encoding universal stress protein, producing MNDYQTILFPTDGSDSSNRAIEYGLDRIVEPETVVHVLYVVRPFQSLLHDPQSSEQRSALERTEVDLQEAAEVAIEEFVDRVQRKDETGIEIEHAIRHGIIPEEIVQYAADQDVELIVMGRSGHTVLDRFTLGSVTERVLRAIGTPVLVI